From the Anaerolineales bacterium genome, one window contains:
- the wbaP gene encoding undecaprenyl-phosphate galactose phosphotransferase WbaP, with protein sequence MWLLMFAADLLGFLLTLGAVLLINQIVPLFRPDLYDLKYLVVLLICWGFLVTSRLYPGVGVNPADEIRLVTQSISLGVLIGLAIFTAFDLGWVANAWTFLLAWLEAIFAVIVCRWVIKILASRAGWWGEPVIVVGRDANTDQVVQFLLNRRRLGFVPVSAVLKQVRMNVVPSSSLNSLESMSDDYYRKAGIHTVIVNNLMELGLKPTAVERLFKLFENVVLIASTELFEGASMKVHDLEGLLGIETKKAKPSFQALLLKRAMDIVLAILLGLIVAPACLVITIFIRLEGPGPIFFYQDRVGVSGRVFRMFKFRTMGINAEQRLAAYLEGNPDARAEWERDQKLRQDPRLTRVGKFLRKWSLDELPQLVNVFLGEMSFVGPRPMLVSQVSLYGKGINAYYSMRPGLTGMWQVSGRNKTTFAERASFDSYYTRNWSTWLDLYILLRTVWVVFRKDGAL encoded by the coding sequence CCGCGGACTTGCTGGGTTTTCTGCTTACTTTGGGAGCTGTGTTGCTAATTAACCAGATCGTGCCGCTGTTCAGGCCGGATTTGTATGACCTGAAATATTTGGTGGTCCTATTGATTTGTTGGGGATTTTTGGTCACCAGCCGGTTGTACCCCGGGGTGGGGGTGAACCCCGCGGATGAGATCCGCCTGGTGACGCAATCGATCAGCCTGGGGGTTTTGATAGGGTTAGCGATCTTCACAGCATTCGACTTGGGTTGGGTGGCAAATGCCTGGACGTTTTTGCTGGCCTGGCTGGAGGCGATTTTTGCGGTGATCGTTTGCCGCTGGGTGATAAAGATCCTGGCATCCCGGGCTGGGTGGTGGGGCGAGCCCGTGATTGTGGTTGGGAGGGATGCAAACACTGATCAAGTAGTGCAGTTCCTTCTCAACCGTCGGCGACTAGGTTTTGTGCCTGTAAGTGCTGTATTGAAACAAGTTCGTATGAATGTTGTGCCCAGCTCCTCGCTAAACAGCTTAGAGAGCATGTCCGATGATTATTATCGTAAAGCGGGTATTCATACCGTGATAGTGAATAACTTAATGGAGTTGGGCTTGAAGCCCACAGCTGTTGAGCGGTTATTCAAGTTGTTTGAGAATGTGGTCCTCATCGCAAGCACCGAATTGTTTGAAGGTGCCTCTATGAAAGTTCATGATCTTGAAGGACTTCTCGGGATCGAAACCAAAAAAGCAAAACCTAGCTTTCAAGCCTTGTTGCTGAAACGGGCAATGGATATTGTTTTGGCAATTTTGCTGGGGCTGATAGTTGCGCCAGCTTGTTTGGTCATTACGATATTTATTCGCCTGGAAGGGCCGGGGCCTATCTTTTTCTATCAAGACCGTGTGGGTGTCAGTGGGAGAGTTTTCAGGATGTTCAAGTTCCGCACCATGGGGATTAATGCTGAGCAGCGATTGGCAGCTTACTTGGAGGGCAATCCGGACGCTCGAGCGGAGTGGGAACGAGACCAGAAATTGCGCCAAGACCCTCGCTTAACCAGAGTTGGAAAGTTCTTGCGGAAATGGAGTCTGGATGAACTGCCGCAGCTGGTTAATGTTTTTCTAGGGGAAATGAGTTTTGTTGGACCTAGGCCAATGCTCGTGAGCCAGGTTTCCCTTTATGGCAAAGGAATCAATGCCTATTATTCAATGCGGCCAGGACTCACAGGGATGTGGCAGGTGTCAGGAAGGAACAAGACTACATTTGCTGAACGTGCAAGTTTTGATAGCTATTACACTAGAAATTGGTCAACTTGGTTGGATCTTTATATATTGTTGAGAACAGTGTGGGTAGTTTTCAGAAAAGATGGTGCGCTTTAA